A single window of Enterobacteriaceae bacterium ESL0689 DNA harbors:
- a CDS encoding electron transfer flavoprotein subunit alpha/FixB family protein: MKTINSAIILRQEDTAGSALTTLLQSLACWSDTVSVVILAEETAPQALTLPVGLMNVIWFDQRHACDDLACMADSLLPALKDVSHLLFLEGKAIRPLAARIAAIHDCDMITDITHILSSDSCQRPVFAGQALLTVQSLTEHHVWTLRRQAFEGTGGDMATMSYAVTDCPAVAGKVQKVSTVRHISENCRPRLSQAEIVVGGGRGVSKPQWPLLGELADKLGAALGGTRALVDAGFFTEQDQIGQTGEQISPRVYLACGISGAIQHVAGISNSNIIIAINSDPQAPIIKKYADHYLVGDLAEVLPLLLAKL, from the coding sequence TTGAAAACGATAAATAGTGCGATCATTTTACGGCAGGAAGATACCGCTGGGAGTGCGCTAACAACGTTGTTGCAATCATTAGCCTGCTGGTCTGATACTGTCAGTGTGGTTATTCTGGCTGAAGAGACTGCGCCACAAGCGTTAACCTTACCGGTCGGCTTGATGAACGTTATCTGGTTTGATCAGCGTCATGCCTGTGATGATCTGGCGTGCATGGCGGATTCATTACTGCCTGCGCTGAAAGATGTCAGCCATCTGTTATTTCTGGAAGGGAAAGCAATACGTCCGCTGGCAGCCAGAATCGCCGCAATCCATGATTGTGATATGATCACTGATATTACTCATATTTTATCTTCTGATAGCTGTCAGCGACCGGTATTTGCTGGCCAGGCCTTGCTGACCGTCCAGTCGTTGACAGAACACCATGTGTGGACACTACGTCGCCAGGCATTTGAGGGCACGGGGGGTGACATGGCCACCATGAGCTATGCGGTGACAGATTGTCCGGCAGTGGCTGGTAAAGTACAAAAAGTTAGCACCGTGCGTCATATCAGTGAAAACTGTCGCCCGCGCTTATCTCAGGCAGAGATTGTTGTCGGGGGAGGACGCGGTGTTAGCAAGCCACAATGGCCGCTGCTGGGTGAGCTTGCTGATAAGCTGGGGGCGGCATTAGGGGGAACGCGCGCCCTGGTCGATGCTGGTTTTTTCACCGAACAGGATCAGATCGGGCAAACGGGCGAACAGATTTCACCACGGGTATATCTGGCGTGTGGCATTTCCGGTGCGATACAACATGTCGCCGGAATCAGCAATAGCAATATTATTATCGCTATTAATAGCGATCCACAGGCACCAATAATAAAAAAATATGCCGATCATTATCTGGTGGGTGATCTTGCAGAGGTACTTCCTCTGTTATTAGCAAAGCTATAA
- a CDS encoding electron-transfer flavoprotein:ubiquinone oxidoreductase — MQQSMHVDVLIIGAGVTGLTAALRLLQQAAQYQQTLSVCILEKAEQISGHIISGAVMDMRALDELWPGWEQEIVSEPVADKEEQLHVLINERHAMTIPQLMIPDVFSHHGSRLIHLSVLCRWLAEKVTALGGDILTGVCGRQLLFDEQGKVCGVESGDYGRDPQGQPGSTFVAGMHFLARQILLTEGARGSLSRQAIEHFDLAKGCRPQHYSLGLKEVWKIDPTVHCQGRVEHFIGWPLHQQQVSGGMFAYHLPQQRLALGLAADLDYHNPHFNPYLSFQRAKHHPRLKQLLAGGTRLSYGARAITKGGLPALPKMTFAGGMLLGCAAGTLNPARMKGIHTAMKSAMLAADVLYPWLQQPADDQQLEQAFYTSLHHSWLWDELTASQDFTPAIQRYGTIAGAVVWWTAGRPGLRRLPWRFPPALADYQNSRADSVTPVFTAVPADNELSFDYASSLYLSRIESRASQPCHLQHQQLTPQQCELAINYCPGNVFSWQHSDHGQVFTINSQNCLHCKTCDIKDPEQTLRWTPPEGGSGPRYQEM, encoded by the coding sequence ATGCAGCAAAGTATGCATGTTGATGTGCTGATTATTGGTGCCGGTGTCACAGGTCTGACTGCGGCATTAAGGTTATTACAACAAGCAGCACAATATCAGCAAACCTTATCCGTCTGCATATTAGAAAAAGCGGAACAGATCAGCGGGCATATAATATCCGGTGCGGTTATGGATATGCGGGCATTAGATGAGCTATGGCCCGGCTGGGAACAGGAGATCGTGAGTGAACCGGTTGCCGATAAAGAGGAACAATTACATGTGCTGATCAATGAGCGACATGCCATGACAATACCTCAATTGATGATCCCTGACGTGTTCTCTCATCATGGCAGTCGGTTAATTCATTTATCGGTATTGTGTCGCTGGCTGGCAGAGAAAGTCACGGCGTTAGGCGGTGATATTCTGACCGGTGTATGTGGTCGCCAGTTGCTTTTTGATGAACAGGGAAAAGTTTGTGGCGTAGAGAGCGGGGACTATGGCCGGGATCCGCAGGGGCAACCCGGGAGTACATTTGTTGCCGGTATGCATTTTCTGGCACGTCAGATATTACTGACCGAAGGAGCAAGGGGTTCTCTGTCGCGTCAGGCCATTGAGCATTTCGATTTAGCGAAGGGATGTCGGCCGCAGCATTATTCTTTGGGCTTAAAAGAAGTCTGGAAAATCGATCCGACCGTACATTGTCAGGGACGGGTAGAGCACTTTATTGGCTGGCCACTACATCAGCAACAGGTCAGTGGTGGGATGTTTGCTTATCATCTTCCGCAACAGCGTCTGGCCCTTGGCCTGGCTGCGGATCTGGATTACCACAATCCCCATTTCAACCCTTACCTCAGTTTTCAGCGCGCAAAACATCATCCGCGTCTCAAGCAGCTGTTAGCAGGCGGAACCCGGCTGAGTTACGGAGCACGAGCAATAACCAAAGGGGGATTGCCAGCATTGCCGAAAATGACCTTTGCTGGCGGCATGTTACTGGGATGTGCTGCCGGAACACTCAATCCAGCACGGATGAAGGGCATTCATACGGCAATGAAAAGTGCGATGCTGGCGGCAGATGTGCTGTATCCCTGGTTGCAGCAACCGGCTGATGATCAGCAACTGGAACAGGCGTTTTACACCTCGCTACATCACTCCTGGCTATGGGATGAGTTAACTGCCAGTCAAGATTTTACGCCGGCGATACAACGCTACGGTACGATTGCCGGAGCCGTCGTGTGGTGGACGGCAGGGCGACCTGGCCTGCGGCGTCTCCCCTGGCGTTTTCCTCCGGCATTAGCTGATTATCAGAACTCGCGGGCCGATTCGGTAACCCCGGTGTTTACCGCGGTGCCGGCTGATAATGAATTAAGTTTCGATTATGCCTCTTCGCTTTATTTGAGCAGAATTGAGTCCCGGGCATCTCAGCCTTGTCATCTGCAACACCAGCAGCTCACCCCACAACAGTGCGAACTGGCTATCAACTACTGTCCTGGCAATGTATTCAGCTGGCAGCACAGTGATCATGGTCAGGTATTTACGATCAATAGTCAGAATTGTCTGCATTGTAAAACCTGCGATATCAAAGACCCGGAGCAAACACTACGCTGGACGCCCCCCGAAGGAGGAAGTGGTCCACGTTATCAGGAAATGTAA
- a CDS encoding ectoine synthase, whose translation MIVRSLDDLINTDRDISWGAGKSRRYLIEKDGLGYSVTETIIDAGSESVLEYKNHLESCYCIEGEGWIKNIATGERHEIYPGVLYSLNEHDKHVLAGTTRMKLLCVFLPALIGPEAHNLHADGSSSSY comes from the coding sequence ATGATAGTTCGTTCATTAGATGACTTGATTAATACAGACCGTGATATTTCCTGGGGCGCAGGGAAAAGCCGTCGTTATCTGATTGAAAAAGATGGCTTAGGTTACTCAGTGACCGAAACGATTATTGATGCAGGCTCAGAATCAGTACTTGAATACAAAAACCATCTGGAAAGCTGCTACTGTATCGAAGGAGAAGGCTGGATCAAAAATATCGCCACAGGCGAACGCCATGAAATTTATCCTGGTGTGCTGTATTCACTCAATGAACATGACAAACATGTCCTGGCGGGCACCACCCGTATGAAATTACTCTGTGTTTTCCTGCCCGCACTGATTGGCCCTGAAGCGCATAATCTGCATGCGGATGGTAGCAGTTCCAGTTATTAA
- a CDS encoding DUF2778 domain-containing protein: MALHGKLILNGADYAPFNLYGVGVFMAFSGKGVYRNKGACGAIPSDGPLPPGKYWIVERGAGGLGSWVKAKAQDLYNKFYYGAEFGRDEWFALYKDDWDIDDGTWINDVHRGLFRLHPGRVSEGCITIAHNSDYALIRNALLRTAPIQVPCMRSLMARGWVEVVANGSNTCP; encoded by the coding sequence ATGGCCTTACACGGAAAATTGATATTGAACGGGGCAGATTATGCACCTTTCAATCTGTATGGTGTAGGTGTCTTTATGGCTTTCTCTGGTAAAGGAGTATACCGGAATAAAGGAGCCTGCGGTGCTATTCCGAGTGACGGACCACTACCACCGGGAAAGTACTGGATAGTGGAGAGAGGAGCAGGTGGGCTAGGCTCCTGGGTTAAAGCTAAGGCACAAGATCTATACAATAAATTTTACTATGGTGCTGAATTTGGGCGGGATGAGTGGTTTGCTCTATACAAAGATGATTGGGATATTGATGATGGGACCTGGATTAATGATGTTCATCGTGGATTGTTTAGGCTTCATCCAGGGAGAGTATCTGAGGGGTGTATAACAATCGCACATAACTCTGACTATGCTCTCATCAGAAATGCACTTTTAAGAACGGCTCCAATACAAGTCCCTTGTATGCGATCACTTATGGCTCGTGGTTGGGTTGAGGTAGTAGCCAATGGCTCAAATACTTGCCCGTAG
- the tssD gene encoding type VI secretion system tube protein TssD, translated as MPIPPYMWLKDDGGADIKGSVDVQDREGSIEIIGLSHGINLPVDNANGKITGTRQHSSMMIEKEVDSSTPYLYKAAATGQTLKSAEIHFYHISDAGQEVCYYTVLMENVKITGVNCGVPNVKLAGNDKMNHVESVSLQYERITWRIVDGNIQYTDAWNERATA; from the coding sequence ATGCCAATTCCTCCGTATATGTGGCTTAAAGATGATGGTGGTGCAGACATTAAAGGTTCTGTTGATGTTCAGGATCGTGAAGGTAGTATAGAGATTATCGGATTAAGCCACGGGATTAACCTACCAGTAGACAATGCTAATGGTAAAATTACAGGTACTCGTCAACACTCTTCAATGATGATTGAAAAAGAAGTTGATAGCTCAACACCATATCTCTATAAAGCAGCAGCTACTGGACAGACTTTAAAAAGTGCAGAGATTCATTTTTATCATATCAGTGATGCCGGGCAGGAAGTTTGTTACTACACTGTCTTAATGGAAAATGTAAAAATTACTGGTGTTAATTGTGGTGTACCGAATGTTAAATTAGCTGGCAATGATAAAATGAACCATGTGGAAAGTGTCAGCTTACAGTATGAAAGAATTACCTGGCGAATTGTTGATGGCAATATTCAGTATACTGATGCCTGGAACGAAAGAGCAACAGCATAA
- a CDS encoding DUF1493 family protein, whose product MKTVQDKVLKLFREEIPGYLDSNWKEIPLEFHSDLFNEPRDDLYDAIEKYRKEFNIDLSNVDWYCYFPWENTPLLARWFKMKREDVEKNRKPLTVAMFAESAKAGKWLYD is encoded by the coding sequence ATGAAAACCGTTCAAGACAAAGTTCTGAAACTATTCAGAGAAGAGATCCCAGGATATTTAGATAGCAACTGGAAAGAAATTCCTTTGGAGTTCCATTCTGATTTGTTCAATGAGCCACGAGATGACCTTTATGATGCTATCGAAAAATATAGAAAAGAATTTAACATTGATTTATCAAATGTAGATTGGTATTGCTACTTCCCCTGGGAAAACACGCCACTATTGGCAAGGTGGTTCAAGATGAAACGAGAAGATGTAGAAAAAAATCGTAAACCTTTAACCGTAGCTATGTTTGCCGAGTCAGCGAAAGCCGGAAAATGGCTTTATGATTGA
- a CDS encoding DUF1493 family protein, protein MDILLMDIIQQEVLALFREEIPGYLDSNWKEIPLELDSDLFESPGDDLHEALDRFEKKFNVDLSEVKWSYYFPWENTPLLTRWFKLKREDVERTRKPLTVAMFAESAKAGKWLCD, encoded by the coding sequence ATGGACATCCTTTTGATGGACATAATTCAGCAAGAAGTGTTAGCACTCTTCAGAGAAGAGATCCCAGGATATTTAGATAGCAACTGGAAAGAAATTCCTTTAGAGCTTGACTCTGATTTATTTGAGTCTCCCGGTGATGATCTGCATGAAGCTTTGGATAGATTTGAAAAAAAATTTAATGTAGATTTATCAGAAGTTAAATGGTCGTATTATTTTCCCTGGGAGAATACACCGCTACTTACACGGTGGTTTAAATTAAAACGGGAAGATGTAGAGCGAACTCGTAAACCTTTAACCGTGGCTATGTTTGCCGAGTCAGCGAAAGCCGGAAAATGGCTTTGTGATTGA